The following coding sequences are from one Mastomys coucha isolate ucsf_1 unplaced genomic scaffold, UCSF_Mcou_1 pScaffold9, whole genome shotgun sequence window:
- the Styx gene encoding serine/threonine/tyrosine-interacting protein gives MEDVKLEFPSLPQCKDDAEEWTYPMRREMQEVLPGLFLGPYSSAMKSKLPILQKHGITHIICIRQNIEANFIKPNFQQLFRYLVLDIADNPVENIIRFFPMTKEFIDGSLQNGGKVLVHGNAGISRSAAFVIAYIMETFGMKYRDAFAYVQERRFCINPNAGFVHQLQEYEAIYLAKLTIQMMSPLQIERSLSVHSGTTGSVKRTHEEDDDFGNMQVATAQNVPIQHDILETVSDTRDCHHVEHS, from the exons ATGGAAGACGTGAAACTGGAGTTCCCCTCGCTCCCGCAGTGCAAAGACGACGCCGAG gAATGGACTTACCCTATGAGACGAGAGATGCAG GAAGTTTTGCCTGGATTGTTCTTAGGCCCATACTCTTCTGCTATGAAAAGCAAG CTACCTATACTGCAGAAACATGGCATAACTCATATAATTTGCATACGGCAAAATATTGAAGCAAACTTTATTAAACCAAACTTTCAACAATTATTTAG atatttagTCTTGGATATTGCTGATAATCCAGTTGAAAACATAATCCGTTTTTTCCCTATG ACTAAAGAGTTCATTGATGGAAGCTTACAAAATGGag gAAAAGTTCTTGTCCATGGGAATGCAGGTATCTCTAGAAG TGCCGCCTTTGTTATTGCATACATCATGGAGACATTTGGGATGAAGTACAG agatGCATTTGCTTATGTCCAAGAAAGAAGATTTTGTATTAATCCTAATGCTGGATTTGTCCACCAACTTCAG gAATATGAAGCCATCTACTTAGCAAAATTAACAATACAGATGATGTCACCACTCCAAATAGAAAGGTCCTTATCTGTTCATTCTGGTACCACAG GTAGTGTGAAGAGAACACATGAAGAAGATGATGACTTTGGAAACATGCAAGTGGCAACCGCACAGAACG TGCCTATCCAGCACGATATACTGGAGACAGTCTCAGACACGAGGGACTGCCACCATGTTGAACACAGTTGA